A single Lactuca sativa cultivar Salinas chromosome 8, Lsat_Salinas_v11, whole genome shotgun sequence DNA region contains:
- the LOC111889704 gene encoding ADP-ribosylation factor, translated as MGLSFTKLFSRLFAKKEMRILMVGLDVVGKTTILYKLKLGEIVTTIPTIGFNMETVEYKNISFTVWDVGGQDKIRPLWRHYFQNTQGLIFLVDSNDRDRVGEAKDELHMMLNEDELRDAVLLVFANKQDLPNAMNAVEITDKLGLHSLRQRHWYIQNTCATSGEGLYEGLDWLSNNIANKVKPFTAIIGRFSNYSVLK; from the exons ATGGGGTTGTCATTTACCAAGCTTTTTAGTCGCTTGTTTGCTAAGAAAGAGATGCGTATTTTGATGGTTGGTCTCGATGTAGTTGGTAAAACCACAATCTTGTACAAGCTCAAGTTGGGAGAGATTGTTACCACAATTCCCACTATTG GATTTAATATGGAGACTGTTGAGTACAAGAACATCAGCTTCACTGTTTGGGATGTTGGTGGTCAGGACAAG ATCCGACCTTTGTGGAGGCACTACTTCCAGAACACACAAGGGCTTATCTTTTTGGTTGATAGCAATGATCGTGACCGTGTTGGGGAGGCTAAAGATGAGCTCCACATGATGCTTAATGAG GATGAACTAAGAGATGCGGTGTTGCTTGTGTTTGCCAACAAACAAGATCTTCCAAATGCCATGAATGCTGTTGAGATTACTGATAAGCTTGGCCTCCATTCTCTCCGACAACGACACTG GTACATTCAAAACACATGTGCTACCTCTGGAGAAGGTCTATATGAGGGTCTGGATTGGCTTTCCAATAATATTGCTAACAAGGTAAAGCCTTTCACTGCTATAATTGGTAGATTTTCAAATTATAGTGTTCTAAAATGA